The proteins below come from a single Arthrobacter crystallopoietes genomic window:
- a CDS encoding glutathione S-transferase family protein: protein MSQTSARTENSAPASEYSTKGAYVHTGEEFTRDTHYIEDRIVRGGDNPNEGRWPVEPGRYRLVAARACPWANRTIIVRRLLGLEDALSLGLPGPTHDARSWTFDLDEGGKDPVLGIDRLQRAYFKRFPDYPRGITVPAVVDVASGAVVTNNYPQITLDFSTEWTEFHREGAPELYPEHLREEMAEVNKRVFTEVNNGVYRCGFAGSQETYNKAYERLWTAMDWLEERLSTRRYLMGETITEADVRLFTTLVRFDPVYHGHFKCNRNKLTEMPALWGYARDLFQTPGFGDTIDFEQIKQHYYIVHEDINPTQIVPQGPDLSNWLSDHGRDALGGSPFGNGTAPGPVRDSERVSAGHNPLYPA, encoded by the coding sequence ATGAGCCAGACGAGCGCGCGCACCGAAAACTCAGCCCCCGCCAGCGAGTACAGCACCAAGGGTGCCTACGTCCACACCGGCGAAGAGTTCACCCGGGACACCCATTACATCGAGGACAGGATTGTCCGCGGCGGGGACAACCCCAACGAAGGTCGCTGGCCGGTGGAGCCCGGCCGCTACCGCCTGGTCGCCGCCCGCGCCTGCCCCTGGGCCAACCGGACCATCATTGTCCGCCGGCTGCTCGGGCTCGAGGACGCGCTTTCCTTAGGCCTGCCCGGTCCCACCCATGATGCGCGCAGCTGGACCTTCGACCTGGACGAGGGCGGCAAAGACCCGGTCCTTGGCATCGACCGCTTGCAGCGGGCCTACTTCAAGCGGTTCCCGGACTACCCGCGCGGCATCACGGTTCCCGCCGTCGTCGATGTTGCCTCCGGCGCCGTGGTGACCAACAACTACCCGCAGATCACGCTGGACTTCTCCACCGAATGGACCGAGTTCCACCGCGAAGGTGCACCGGAGCTATACCCGGAGCACTTGCGCGAGGAGATGGCCGAGGTGAACAAGCGGGTGTTCACCGAAGTCAACAACGGCGTCTACCGCTGCGGTTTCGCCGGTTCCCAGGAGACCTACAACAAGGCCTATGAGCGGCTGTGGACGGCGATGGACTGGCTCGAGGAGCGCCTCAGCACCCGCCGTTACCTGATGGGGGAGACCATCACCGAAGCGGACGTGCGCCTCTTTACCACGCTGGTGCGCTTCGATCCGGTCTACCACGGCCACTTCAAGTGCAACCGGAACAAGCTCACGGAGATGCCTGCACTGTGGGGGTACGCCCGCGACTTGTTCCAGACCCCCGGCTTCGGCGACACGATCGATTTCGAGCAGATCAAGCAGCACTACTACATCGTGCACGAGGACATTAACCCCACGCAGATTGTCCCGCAGGGCCCGGACCTGTCCAACTGGCTGAGTGACCACGGCCGCGACG